In Setaria italica strain Yugu1 chromosome IX, Setaria_italica_v2.0, whole genome shotgun sequence, the genomic stretch TGTCAGAACAATTGTCTTGCCAAGTTTCTTTTAGAAAATAGCACATACAGTGTTTTGTCTGTTCCACTGATTTTCTTTAATGGTTCTCAATTATTTATTTTGCAGGTACATGTAACAATTCTCAAGATGCTTCATGGAATGTACTGGAGAACATGCATTGGTGTGCGTGTCAGGTAGCAACTATCATCTCGTCGCAACAAATGCACATATGGTTCTCAACAAATGCACAGAGCTCGCAGAGCTGATTCTCAGCAGAGTGATGTTCCTACGAGAATCCTGCGCTCTTGATCTCTATTGTGATATAAAAGTTGGACCTCAATTCATACCAAATAGATAGGATGCTTACAAATGTGCTTAGGTACCGGTATATGGCTTGATTGTGTTGAGTTGAATTGAGTAAAGCGAACAGCCATGAGTGCTAGCTAATTGTTCTGAACTGATATTTCAGGTTTTCTTTAAGAAGCACCCGGAATTTGCAAAGAATTgagtagtagcagcagcagcagcagcagtgttTAATAGATAGTCTTTgagttgttgaagttgaagacTAGGCTAAACAACTTTTTTGAGAGTGTAGGACCACCAAATTAGGAAAAATAAAGGATTTGGCATTCCCTCTGCATCTCCAGCTAGGTAGTTTGAGATGCAAGAATGTCAGCACCCAAGAGGGACAAAAACAGCAAGAGCTGGATTGTCAGCTCTGCACTAGCATCTATCCTTACGGTTTTTAAACAAATCATCAGGCATGCTAACTCATAAAGTGTGGCAAGCAAGAGGTTCTTGGCTGCACAGATTTTTACATTGGAAGAGTTAATAAGACTGAAAGCAACTAGGTAATTACATAACATGAATCCAGTTACAGTGAGAAAGCAGGTGTGATTAGGATGTAGCGAAAGCTGCAGAGACCTGAATGCGCTCGATCGGCTGCTATGTATGACAGGGTAAGAAGATCGATGTGCTATAATACCAAAGAAGAAGAGGCCCTAAATGGTCTGAATGCTTCCCTGCTGAACCGGGGAAATGCATGTCTCTGCATAGAGAGCAACTGCTCAGGACAGTACTTTTACTTCGTGCCGGCAGCCATGTTTTGGTTCAGATAGCTTTCACCGGCAACAGCAAGCAGAAGCAGTCAAGTAAGGTGTCCGTGTCCCCActgctgtgctgtgctgtgctgaCTGAACAACCAACCAGCCAGACCAAAACCGATCTCTGGCCAAGCCACGAGAAAGAACAGCTAGCCAGCTGAGCCCAGATATGTCGACAGAAATGTACAGCAGGTCATGTCCAAGAACACAGGGACATGACATGACATCTCTGCAGGGTGCAGCCATGGATGATCGGAGCTCAGCTCGCACGCGCAGGCTCTGCACGGCCCCCACAGCTCACCGCCTGTCGCTTCCATATCTCATCCTTCCCTGCTGCAGCCTCCTTCGCCTTCACCGATCGGCCTGCACCTGCACTGCCACTGCACCATCCATAGCCACTGCAACCGCACCGTGCTCTGATCCATCGATAGCCAACTACCATTTCCGTTAGTGAACTGCAGCTGCATGCTGTTCTGTGCACTGCTATGCAGACTGTAAGAATTCAGTTGAACAATTGATCTGATAGGGGGTAGCCGGCAcgagagaaaggaggagaaaaGGCAGCATCAGGACGAAGGTGGAGTGAACTGTGAAGCATATCCATGGAAGATGCCGTCGAAGCAGATGCGCGCCCATATCGTTCCCTCCTCGACTCGTGTCTATCCATCTGGATCAAGGCATGAGAGATAGACCCTGATATGATAGGGGGGTAGCCGCCATGGCAATGCTGCTCTGCTCAGGCTCGGAAGCTCATGCGTCGGTCGTCTGGATCCATGTCGCCGTCGCCAATGCGTCGGCAGCCTTGAGCTGTCCGGCAAGGGAGCTGTCGGCGGCACCATGGCTTCCGCTCttctccggcagcggcggcggggacgccggAGCGAGGGAGGAAGGGGGATCTGACTCTTAGTTCGTCTGTCGCTTCGCTTCCGCAGAGCAAGTCGAATCCTTTGGCATGTACACGTTGAGTGACATATACTTTCCCCGTAagtttctgaacaaatgctcTAGTGCTTCAGCTGTAACCTTCCTTCTATATGGTCTCTGAAGATgctttttttagattttttttttggaaacattCTGAAGATACTGATTTGTTCAGCCCTATGTTGCCGAATAGCCGTTCGGTGTTGTAACCATCATTTTAGATGGAGAAACATCAATGTTTTGCAGAATGGTTAGTACCAGTAGTAACAGGTATCAAAGAAAAAACGAGTCTTTTTTGGACGGGAATTTTATAGCTGCATCAAGGTCAGTTCATCAGATTTGGGTCACTCCGTGGATCAACTGTGATTAATCTGAACTCTGATCGAACGAAAGCGAGACAACTTAAGGTTCCGAAAAGCATTCCTTGCTCGTCATGTCACACGCTTCAGCTGTCAGTTTAGGCCTGTTGGAACTGGAACAGGCGAACAGCTAGCTTGCTTTTCTGTGATCAAACACTGCCTGCCAGCACAAAATATGGTCCGGGCATTcagggacgcggcggcggagttCGGCGGCCCCCGATGGCAGCGCGGTCTCGCCAATATTTTGCAAATAAACCCTCTTCCACCTCCGTCATCTGGGCATCTGGCTCTCCGGCCTCTCCTCCACTCGatagcgccgcggcggcgccggccgcctcaACTCCCGTCCATCACAGGCGAACGTAGATGCTATCTATTTCTGCCACAATCTCCCATTTTCTCTTGCGAACGTAGCAAGGATCCGAGTCTTTTCTTTGGAGGTAAGGAAAATGATATAACTTTACAGTGGGTCTCTAACAAAAACTCCCTCCTCTATTTTTAGCATTTCTATATTCGTAActtttattatgcacctagatctAGATATGCACTATAGCTTATGTCTATGTACATATAGTGGAAATTGTTAATCAAGAAATGCCAAAACAGCGAAAGGATCTCTAGCTTAATGGTTAGAGCACATGAGTACCAACGGTCGGAGCTCAACTTatcgtgggagcgaattaaacgggttttaaatgaaaaattataaaaaaaataagtaggGACTTCCTCAAAACGAACTAGAATTTAGGACGGGAAAAGTATTTATTTACTTTTAAAAAAGTACTTCGGAGGACATTTTGCTTTTGGTTCAAAGGCCAATGTGCAGGTAATCAGCGCGTTCGGCAGCGCGTTAAgccgctgctgcggctgctggctgCCGCAGCCGGTGCTGtagcgctgcagctgctgctgtagcgctgcagctgctgctgctgccgccgctaagCCTGGTAGTAACGGCCGTTTGGCCCGCCGGGTGTGCGTGCTAACGGGCCGTTTGGGCCACATTAGTTGCAAGGTTAAATTTAATCCGGTTGCAACTGAAATTTATGCAGGAAACTAATGAAGCAAACCGAATTTGCGTACTCTTTTTTAcaaaatgaaacaattaaaATGTGTGGGACTACAAATAATAATAGAATTGTTCATACTTGTAAAATATAATTGTTCCTGTACCGAAACGAGCGAGAGAGCGGTAACGACTTATCCTTACCAATTTCCAAAGTGGTTTCCGTACTGATACGCTACTACGTTcgaaaataaattttgtagcGGTAAACGCAACTAAGCTAAGAAAGAACCAGGCCACCATCACTTCTTGTGCATCATGTTCCAGTAGAAATTGATCCAACTCAATCGGGCAGCTTTTGTGTCTAACCCTAAGAACGTGGTCCGACAATCCGAACTCTGCCCACAAGAAAACATGGCCTGGTTGTGAAGCTCCGACCCCTGCTCTATACCATCTTCTTTTAGGATCTCAAGACAACGATTTAGTTGTTCATGGGCACTCGGCGCACGTAGCAGGCTCCGCTTGGCCACACTATCAGAAAGGTCCCTAATGTACTGCTCCAAGTTGTCACTTCTTTTTTTGGTGGGACTGTCCACTGAGTACTCTCGGACCGGCCTTTTTGACTTGGCACGAGCACTGAAACGAGCACTAGTAGCAGGGGCGGGGTCGTCCTCCAAGTCCACGAAGTTGCCCTCAGTCCCCATGCTAGGTGTGCCCTCACGAATCCCTCCGGCCGACAGCAATGTGCCCCTGTCTTGTGGTTCGTGGCCAAACAACTCGAACAGCAGGTCCAGgaaaggtggaggcttcacAGAATGCGGCTGTGACCTCGCCTGGGTGTCCTGCGAAGTCCCATAAAAGTAAAATATCAGCATTGGAAATGTAATAAATTACAAGTATGACGATCAGTAAGTTAGGGGCGACGGAAAGTCCATACCTGTTGCTCCTGCTCCCAATACGTGGCATCAGCCGACACCCCACCAGTTTGTGTGTCGCGCCCTAAACTAGACGAGTTTTCCAATGCCCGCCAGCCGAAGAATTGCCTCCTCAAGTTGTTGagcttgttctgcagctgcttCATTCCCAGTTGCAATCCAGTTGCTGCCCTGAACCTGGAGTGGACATTCCtccatcccaacttagtgagGCATCTATCGCTCCAGTTTAGCTGGTTCTTTTGTTCAATGCACATCTCCAGCAAAATTTTTGTCGTGGGCTCATCCCAGCTGGCACGGTTATTCATCTGACCACACAGTAGCTACAATTATATGGCACCGATCTATGGACAACTACGACCTACGTACACAACTAAGCAATGGAAAATGAAGAATTTGTTACTTGCCTTAGCAGGTGCTTTGTGGCGTTTGTGGCGAAAATTGTACGGGCACACGGGAGGGGGGGAGCAGGACCCAGTCGATGacgatgccagtgtgggcaccTTTGA encodes the following:
- the LOC101768673 gene encoding uncharacterized protein LOC101768673, which encodes MNNRASWDEPTTKILLEMCIEQKNQLNWSDRCLTKLGWRNVHSRFRAATGLQLGMKQLQNKLNNLRRQFFGWRALENSSSLGRDTQTGGVSADATYWEQEQQDTQARSQPHSVKPPPFLDLLFELFGHEPQDRGTLLSAGGIREGTPSMGTEGNFVDLEDDPAPATSARFSARAKSKRPVREYSVDSPTKKRSDNLEQYIRDLSDSVAKRSLLRAPSAHEQLNRCLEILKEDGIEQGSELHNQAMFSCGQSSDCRTTFLGLDTKAARLSWINFYWNMMHKK